A stretch of the Lolium perenne isolate Kyuss_39 chromosome 3, Kyuss_2.0, whole genome shotgun sequence genome encodes the following:
- the LOC127341969 gene encoding probable membrane-associated kinase regulator 2 translates to MESFSFLKYLRGGAVAGYQRAPVPATTIAASPCEDGGGGGGDVVDDDAAFFDLEFAVPAGDEGAASDEAEEERVEFNFSVAGDVASGGAEVVAVEPVGDDGAVAKEAAATAEAEPPAASFLRPATKFRVLLLKLRKPKLAAAPADGNGAAAPKPTNRFLIKFRVEDAPFASLFTRDTSSRTSDAGARPALQAAQPSDAVAITAEERRFAKEVVLKYLNKIKPLYVKVSRRYGERLRFAGASEGEETDAEPEPEPSPSATPAPSTQPRAAAAAPPQPQPQPAVVVACGVRAPRAGVPAGLKQACKRLGKSRSASSAVAAAPSPSQTPPTPTGGQPQRRDDSLLQLQDGIQSAIAHCKRSFNASKGSESPLLRSMTDPAPRTGGAADAKDGGDGA, encoded by the exons ATGGAGTCCTTCAGCTTCCTCAAGTACCTGCGCGGCGGAGCGGTCGCCGGCTACCAGCGCGCGCCCGTGCCGGCCACGACCATAGCCGCGTCTCCCtgcgaggacggcggcggcgggggcggggaCGTCGTGGACGACGACGCGGCCTTCTTCGACCTCGAGTTCGCGGTGCCGGCAGGCGACGAGGGCGCCGCGTCGGACGAGGCGGAGGAAGAGCGCGTCGAGTTCAACTTCTCCGTCGCCGGCGACGTCGCGTCCGGCGGCGCCGAGGTGGTGGCCGTGGAGCCGGTCGGCGACGACGGCGCCGTCGCGAAGGAGGCGGCCGCGACGGCGGAGGCGGAGCCCCCCGCGGCGTCGTTCCTCCGGCCGGCGACCAAGTTCCGCGTGCTGCTCCTGAAGCTGAGGAAGCCCAAGCTCGCCGCCGCTCCAGCTGACGGCAACGGCGCCGCGGCTCCCAAGCCGACGAACCGGTTCCTGATCAAGTTCCGGGTGGAGGACGCGCCGTTCGCGTCGCTCTTCACGCGGGACACCAGCTCCCGCACCTCCGACGCCGGCGCCAGGCCGGCGCTGCAGGCGGCCCAGCCTTCGGATGCCGTGGCGATCACGGCCGAGGAGCGGCGCTTCGCCAAGGAGGTGGTGCTCAAGTACCTCAACAAAATCAAGCCGCTCTACGTCAAGGTCTCGCGCCGCTACGGGGAGCGGCTGCGGTTCGCGGGCGCGAGCGAGGGCGAGGAGACGGACGCGGAGCCGGAGCCCGAGCCGTCCCCTTCCGCGACGCCGGCCCCCTCCACCCAGCCCCGCGCCGCGGCTGCGGcgccgccgcagccgcagccgcagccggccgtcGTCGTGGCCTGCGGCGTGCGGGCGCCGCGCGCCGGCGTGCCGGCCGGGCTGAAGCAGGCGTGCAAGCGGCTCGGCAAGAGCCGGTCCGCGTCCTCCGCGGTCGCGgccgcgccgtcgccgtcgcagACGCCGCCCACGCCCACCGGCGGCCAGCCGCAGCGCCGCGACGACTCGCTGCTGCAGCTGCAGGACGGCATCCAGAGCGCCATCGCACACTGCAAGCGCTCCTTCAACGCCTCCAAAG GGTCCGAGTCGCCGCTGCTGCGCTCCATGACCGACCCGGCTCCGAGGACCGGCGGCGCGGCCGACGCCaaggacggcggcgacggcgcgtgA